TTCCTTCTCATTTCCGTCCCTGCTTTTGTCACTAAGTTGTTCAGGATCCAGACTTGAGGTACAAGTTCTAGCTCGTGCAATTTCACTTTTCCTTCTCATTTCCGCGAATGTGGAAGTGGGTTTTGAGGTCATGATACTCTTCTCTTGGTCTTTGCCAATTACTGGTGTTGTCATCCTCCCGACTGTCCGAGTAGTGGGCTGATTGTCCCTTGCTGCGGCCTTGCTTTTCTTGTCTATTTCCCAGCAAGGAATGGAGCTGGGATCCACTTACCAAGTATCTTCTCCGTGGACTGACATGTTTCAGGTTCTTAGTAATGTTCCAGTGGGCTGTGCTATATATCCCAAGTGAACTGCTCATAGTTAGTTATTCACAAGTCTTGATGAAAAAGatggaattttaaaatgattagtCCTAATTCACCTGTATAAATGAAAATGATCTATCGAAATTCCTTGTAGTTGCCATTCACCTGGATAAATGAAAGTTATCTATCGAAATTTCTGTAGAAAGGTCAAAAGGCGTTGTCACTTGTGTACTGTTGTTCGCCAGTATGCCTTATTTGTTATTGTTTTCGGCACtgctaaaatatataatcataCGTACAAGTTGATCTATTAAATAATACTAAAGGTACAACCAATATATTGTTACAACGATATTTACAAtcattatatcgtgagattttactgttatatcacgagattttgtattcaatatatagtgagattttgacaaattgaatttttgtgttgtacaaattgatGTATAAATATGGATTTACGTGTACCATCATTCTGATCTATTTTGTCATTCAGTTCATTGAGTTAAACTTTGGACCAATAATGTGcaaatatagataaagattGGACGCCCCCTTTAAATGAATCATCTTCGATTAAAGTTAGTCGGAATCGCTTTTATTATCAATGAAATTGATTGGTGGTACGGTTTTCATATGGGTTAATTGCATATACCGTTTTGTGAAAATCTCAAGATTGTTAAAAACTATCatggaaaaaaaatctattaacttctactattttcaaatattgagtACATGCATCTTTGTTTGTATATGTTTTCAAAGATATGTGTGCTCGAGATTTGAAAACACGACGTCTCATGATTTCCCGGCAgtgtatataataattaatcCTTCTCATATTTGTTATAGAGATTTCGATGACATTATTATCAAaccacatgcataaaataaGATATTGAAATAATCAAGACGCAAGATCAGCATATGTAAAGGAAAATTAGATACTTCAATCTGCTAGCATCTAGCATCTGAACAGCTTTCGCACTTGCTCGTTTGGTCACACTTTTATCCACATTTACGTTCTTGGGAACGATCAGTCCAGCGTAAACACCACCAAACGACCCTTCACCCAATCTATCACCAACCAAAAAATCCCTTCTCTTTAGATTCCTTCTCCCTAGTAAACTGTCCAATCCCAGTTGCAGAATGGCGAAAATATACGCATCGATCGCTCCCATAAGAACTCCGGGCCTAGCAGTCGGGTATATCCAAACGAGACCATAAAAAATCAGTATCTCCCATTTTTGAACTTCTGGCAGCTCCCCGGCAGCACTTTCGAGCCGCTGGAAAGCGGTAAACCGGTCCAGATGAAGGGAATCATTTAACAGGCCCTGAGAAATGTAATCAAGAAATGAATTGCATTTGATGGAATTCCTTTTACAAGGCAGGGAAGTGGGGGTTTTGAAGAAGTAAATGGAACAATGGATGGTTTGGATTGATGGGGAAATGAAGTTACAGCCGGGAACAGAAGAGAAGCCATCATCAATGGCTCTCCGATCCCCAAACGAAGTAACGTTTGAAGATGGGTGTGCGTCGCGTCATTCAAAGGTTTATCCACAATTACCATACATATGTGGAGCGAAAGAAGACAACCATGCAtaacattataaatttttttaccttGTGTAATCAGTAGGAATAGTTTGGTCCACGTTGATTTGTTTGAATGCAGAGTGTTTAATTTTATAAGCATAACTTGGGGATTTGGTGTTTTACTGTGTGATTCGACGTTGATACATTGAATCTGATAAGACGAGTGAATTTTTAAGTTCACGTGAACACACGCATGACagacaatatatataatacataacAAACAAATGAAACAATTTCTTGATTAATCCAAACAAATGACAGGATTGAGCCAAACAACAGGTTGTGAAAGGTTGTGGGCTAGCCCGCCTCGCTAGACCGTTTGGACTGCTCTAAAgtagatgaatttgaaatcaatccAAGCACAACAAAGTTTTTTAATCGCTAACTAAAACATTAATGATAGCTTCATGCAAATGTAAAACATGGTGTATCAAACGCTGGGAGAATCCGAAATGTATTATGGCGGGCGATTTGGAAAAATCATTCCATGGAATAGCGACGCCAGAGTCAGAAATCTCGCAAACGTTCGGTACTGTGGGAGCTTCGTGAGTCTTGTTGCTTTCCTCACTTTGGATCAATCCATCTACATTGTCCTATGGCTGTTAGGACTCATATTTATGATCAATTTGGAAGCAGAGGAAGATCCAATGACTCGCGCGAAGCCATTTTCGAGTTAGCGAAGCTCATCGGAAATATGGAGCAACTGTGTTCATGCAAATTTGCTTCAAATCTTTTATAGTCTCGTGGCCTGCATGTATGTGGGATCAACTTCTGTAGTCAAATTTCTTTTGCAAGTCTTTTTGTTAAGAATAACTAATAATGTATATATTTCTATATATTTTAGAAGAACATATTGATTTCTTCATAAAAGCAATGACTACTGCAGgttctataaataaataattatttaataaataaaacatattcgtttttcttttcttgaaaGAGTCAAATTCAAGATCCAAATCCAAAAAAGTTTcaccaataattatttaataactaatgctataatttttgtttttttaaattactaGCAAGtaacacgtgcgttgcacgtggtgAATAAACGTTGTAACGAGTATGTGAACATAAAACACTTATATTTAATGAAATCGAAAGAAccattttctattgaaaattcataatataaaaaagcattatcaaattttttcttatttaattttcagtttttggGTTATCTCTATGTGTCTATTTTGTCTTAGTTTCCTCATCATTTTACTGAAATCGtctattttttcattatcttgaatttttatggtttctcCTTTGAAACATGATGAactttgtttctttttctgtgGTTTTGTCATTTCCTTAGTGTTTGTTGTCTTCTTATCTTCATGTTGTACTTGTTTTGTCCTTTCTTTTGCGTTCGTTCTTTTCTTCTCTCCATTTTGTATTTCATTGATGTTTCagttctttatttttatatcagtATTTATCTTGATTTGTGATTTCTCAAATTCATCTACAACTATTATTGTTATTCCATTTGTAGTCGAGACAGACTTGTCTAATTTGAAAAGAGAATTGTGATCTTATTTTCTTGGTTGATCAAGTATTGTTAAATACTCcaaattactttttttatgcaatataaaatttgtagttATTGACAATATGTATtggattattataatattattcaaataaatattttaattcacctTAGTATGCAtgtcaattattttttgatagaGCAATCAATAAATGTCTCAGTAACCTCTTCGAACAACGTCACTCTAgctatttcattttcatcttgAACCAGCATTATTATCTGGtacttgaaaaattaattgtgagaaagtatacaaaataattaaatatttttaagcatgTAAAGTTAATTATAGTTGCAATACATTGGGACGATCTCGATATTCAGCTTCACAAAGTGTTGAACAAAACTACTTCTCTCCGGTGAATAGTAATGTcatcttgtttttgaaaattatttaatgatcgAATCTTCTTGATGATGTCAATGATATATTTGCATAATTATATTTATCGATTAAAAAGATATAcgtaaatataaaaataaataaaatggaaaCATGCTTTGGTCATTAGTGTAATTTGAATTACTTGCTAAATGATCAAATTCTCTGAAGCGAAAATTAAGTTTGCCTAAATTTGGCTTCTTGCAACTCGGTGACTAAAATTTCTTTTCGCATTATCAACTCAATATTCGAGTTTACATTTGGATAACaagaatttatttcattaacGATTGAATTTCATATAAGTAACTTTTGTTACACTTTAAAAACTGCTCAAATTGTTGAATAACAAATGAAAAAATCAAGCCATGTACCATAGTGTCTTGCAATACCATATTTATATTGTTAGTACATAACTGGTGGTCCGAAAATAAtgctattatttattttaaagaaatatagCATTTAAAAAGTAGTCACTTGTATATTTATGAAAGTTAACTTTCGAATAGTTTTTGAGTTACGTattattgaaatttgatatctttATCGAATAATAAATACTTTGACTACTATATTTTTTNNNNNNNNNNNNNNNNNNNNNNNNNNNNNNNNNNNNNNNNNNNNNNNNNNNNNNNNNNNNNNNNNNNNNNNNNNNNNNNNNNNNNNNNNNNNNNNNNNNNNNNNNNNNNNNNNNNNNNNNNNNNNNNNNNNNNNNNNNNNNNNNNNNNNNNNNNNNNNNNNNNNNNNNNNNNNNNNNNNNNNNNNNNNNNNNNNNNNNNNNNNNNNNNNNNNNNNNNNNNNNNNNNNNNNNNNNNNNNNNNNNNNNNNNNNNNNNNNNNNNNNNNNNNNNNNNNNNNNNNNNNNNNNNNNNNNNNNNNNNNNNNNNNNNNNNNNNNNNNNNNNNNNNNNNNNNNNNNNNNNNNNNNNNNNNNNNNNNNNNNNNNNNNNNNNNNNNNNNNNNNNNNNNNNNNNNNNNNNNNNNNNNNNNNNNNNNNNNNNNNNNNNNNNNNNNNNNNNNNNNNNNNNNNNNNNNNNNNNNNNNNNNNNNNNNNNNNNNNNNNNNNNNNNNNNNNNNNNNNNNNNNNNNNNNNNNNNNNNNNNNNNNNNNNNNNNNNNNNNNNNNNNNNNNNNNNNNNNNNNNNNNNNNNNNNNNNNNNNNNNNNNNNNNNNNNNNNNNNNNNNNNNNNNNNNNNNNNNNNNNNNNNNNNNNNNNNNNNNNNNNNNNNNNNNNNNNNNNNNNNNNNNNNNNNNNNNNNNNNNNNNNNNNNNNNNNNNNNNNNNNNNNNNNNNNNNNNNNNNNNNNNNNNNNNNNNNNNNNNNNNNNNNNNNNNNNNNNNNNNNNNNNNNNNNNNNNNNNNNNNNNNNNNNNNNNNNNNNNNNNNNNNNNNNNNNNNNNNNNNNNNNNNNNNNNNNNNNNNNNNNNNNNNNNNNNNNNNNNNNNNNNNNNNNNNNNNNNNNNNNNNNNNNNNNNNNNNNNNNNNNNNNNNNNNNNNNNNNNNNNNNNNNNNNNNNNNNNNNNNNNNNNNNNNNNNNNNNNNNNNNNNNNNNNNNNNNNNNNNNNNNNNNNNNNNNNNNNNNNNNNNNNNNNNNNNNNNNNNNNNNNNNNNNNNNNNNNNNNNNNNNNNNNNNNNNNNNNNNNNNNNNNNNNNNNNNNNNNNNNNNNNNNNNNNNNNNNNNNNNNNNNNNNNNNNNNNNNNNNNNNNNNNNNNNNNNNNNNNNNNNNNNNNNNNNNNNNNNNNNNNNNNNNNNNNNNNNNNNNNNNNNNNNNNNNNNNNNNNNNNNNNNNNNNNNNNNNNNNNNNNNNNNNNNNNNNNNNNNNNNNNNNNNNNNNNNNNNNNNNNNNNNNNNNNNNNNNNNNNNNNNNNNNNNNNNNNNNNNNNNNNNNNNNNNNNNNNNNNNNNNNNNNNNNNNNNNNNNNNNNNNNNNNNNNNNNNNNNNNNNNNNNNNNNNNNNNNNNNNNNNNNNNNNNNNNNNNNNNNNNNNNNNNNNNNNNNNNNNNNNNNNNNNNNNNNNNNNNNNNNNNNNNNNNNNNNNNNNNNNNNNNNNNNNNNNNNNNNNNNNNNNNNNNNNNNNNNNNNNTCAATTCACAATTCTAAAAAGATTGACtcttttatatatgtaatagatttatttttttattaagagtGATAGACTATCTAAATTCGTCCGACAAAATTTTTATAGCCaaaaaacataacatttttatttcagCTTAaagtctatttatttttttgtgtaaaaaaactcaaattatCATGAAACTTTTAATACTACTATCAAAATATACTTATCAACTTGATAAGAGACAAtacaatttaattcaaaatttctaatgtcaaaaatattaatcatataAACAATGAATTATCTATAGAATACATTAGTACTTTTATTTAGCTATACACAATTAATTTAAACAGTTTGAACGTCATTGCTATTTTACCGAATACTTTAATCAATTCGTATGTCTTTATGAGATAGCCAcacatatctttattcgtgagacgatcAATCCTATCTATATTTACattaataagtaatatttttggtataaaaaataatattttttttatgagtaaCCCAAATAGAAGAtatgtttcataaaattgactggtgagaccgtctcataaaatatctttatgtGGGAGACATGTCAACTGTGATGCCTGAATTAAATATCACAATATGTTGATTTAGTAATGaaaaattactaaataattaattatttttaaaaatgaaatatgacatatcttggtcatatgaagtccaaatgatttgaaattttggatataacgtagaaaactaaaaaaatacaaaagtttcatgttttgagttttgaaaaatttgattttttgacTGGTCCAAAAAGATATAccgatattaaaatataaatattatatattataaatattattttattaataaatataatataatattaaaaaaaagaaagataaatGTGAAACTTACGAGAAAGTTTCGTCAGAAGTGTTTCAACAGAAAGTTTTGATAGAAGAGAGGTGAGAGAAAAGAATagggttttcgattttttttttcgaccTTGCGATTTATTGGTTTATttaatcgacgaaccgacttcagttctggggtCGTTGACACGAATTCTTCGATTTGAGATACTCACAAATCTCGGGATCAAAAAAAtagccagattttatatatactcgattatcaattacgtgttgacgtacgagcatatgttgttattgtttagtattgatgaatactattgtattgaacgatgataaatcactggaattgagtgatttgatattatatctgctgttgtttattattgttgatgttgttggcTGTCATTGTTGGGAGACatcacgttgatgttgttcgttcaacgatattgctgtcgccggagttggggtgcgacgtatagttgatgatgttgttcgttcgacgatattgctgtcgccggagttggggtgcgacgtatagttgatgatgttgttcgttcgacgatattgctgtcgccggagttggggtgcgacgtatcgtcgatgttattgtTGCAATGTGATGTTGTTGATGTTGTTGATGGCTGATTGTCCAGAAACGGCAAAAGGgatatttctgttatcatttcagttatatcTTATGTTGTTGTTAATATAACTGTCATGTATTGCTTTGGGGGTTGTTTCTGTTGGATAGGTTACAGGACTATGCcgtgagacaggatagtggtgaaggactaggtgtgtctagtcaaacagtcctgtagaTAATAGTTGATAGAGACATTATAActtattgtcttatttgagttgtatgtgtgtatttattatactgcttctgctacactgacgtagatagtgtggtgattgcattattttgtcgtatatgcattatattattacgtcgtcgaaaagaaaatttttatgcatatgacgtcacatgttgtatgattacgtgacGAGGTTTGGGACGCCACATCAACTATgaccatatttacaataataaatatatttttgggtaatatttttttttataagtgatccaaataagatatttgtctcataaaattgactcgtaagATCATCTCATAAAAAATCTTTATCCTTGAGACATGACAACTCTgccaatatttacaataataaataatatttttgggtaatattttttttatggataactcaaataaaatatttttgtcacaaaattgactcgcgAGATTATTTCACGTAATCTCACGAAAAAATTTGTGTTAATCAATATGCATTAGAATTACAGGGAACTactctttataaaattttgttatcataaccattatattaaattttcttttaaatagttttttatgtaatttagatacttttatttattttgtatcaGTAAAGAAAATTAATTTGTGGCATCTTTACTTAATATAAGCTAATGGCATATtcagaataaaaataataatttctgaaattatggtattttgattagaaatatatatttcaataaatttaaaaattaaatttttttttttaaaaaaatatgaattgttTTATGAAGCTTCAAAAAATTTTCTGACCTAGGAACTGTGCTGCTATGAAAGACGTGTCCGTCTAAAACTTTctatatccaattattttaaatagaaatataaattttaaaaatactttctatataaaaaactatgctttttattaaataaaataaaaaatatggattaaaaaatatttatctatatattaattaaaatctaATAATTACACATCCCGACCTTAAATAACCTTGTTCACCCATGACGAACAAACAGAGCCGACCATTTACAGTGAATCAGAAAGAGAGCTGCCTCATTCTAGAATCTCCCGCAGGAGAATGGGCATATGGGCATGTATGGGAGTGTTGTCTCCATTCCCGTTTTACTTCTTTCTGTGGACAAATCCGCAGACATGGGTGGATCTCTGCGGAAGACAGCATGATCCTTGTAGAATCATGGCTTTGGTGTCGCATTTTCTGAAGTTAGTCCAGTTCGCGTCGCTTTACTCCGTGTCCACTTTTTCTTGGCCGCCGCCCCTGTACTTTTGGCCCCTTTTCGTCATTGGCCAATTTCTCAACTTCAGGTGGCAAATCTACAACGCTCTTCatgtatattaaattttgttggGATTTTGACAGCAAAGAATGTTTCTTTATCCATTGCTTTTTGGGTTCTTTATAATTTTGGTGTCATGTCGTATTGTCGTTGCAAAGTAGTTAATTGCTTTTCGACCCTTTGTAAgataaaaaaatggaaaatatatttttctaaatttaatatatcagTAGAAGTACTTGgtctatctatatatatgttCTATAAATCTCTGCACACCTTTGGATCATCAGAACCAAAATCAACTTTTTTAGTATAAGTTAGGGATTGAGTGTTTTAATGTTGATTGGACTTTGATAGATGAATTTGAATTGGCTAGTGCAGATGAGTAATTACCTTTTTCATCATCTGCATTCGTGTGATGAAACCGTAGTGTTATTCATATGTTACAATGTTAACGTGCTACATTTTGTGTTATTGCCAAGTAATAACACTCCTGGAAATACGATCACAGAAAGAAAGCTGTGCTGTTGCTTCAGCTCACCGTATTGGTAAAGAGTAGTTAAAGAACTGAAAGGATGTAGGTTTTATGAATTGCTATCTAGGGCAGTGAGTGATGGGACATTGATAATTTGGCAAAGAGTGTATAATTACCGAACGTACATTTTAAAACTACACTCTCTGTTGGAAATGAATTTTTGTAAGATGGTTCTGTTTACTGCTAAGAAACGCATGTTTCTTGGTCCCGTTTTTTATAATGAACTAGTATGTTGATATGTGTCTTCCATCTCAAGATTATAATGCCTCAATATTTTGTATCCCTTGaagtttttgtttgttttgtgtTGTTTGTTAAGCATTGGTTGTTTTCTTTCTTGTGACATGAAGTTTTGGTGTAAAAGCCAGAATGGATATGGGACAATTAGAAAATGGAAgggtgtgaaaaatttctttgaAGGAGAAATGAGGCGCAACCTGATAAATGGAACGAAGTTGGCTTTCTTTCTTTTCATCATCCAGTAGTGGATGACTAAATGGATCTCCCGTTTTTATTGTGCtttatttgaaattgaatttttattgatCTCTAGATCACCTAATATCAAGTTAACTTCATCATcatatcatgttttttttactgTTAAACCATCTCAAGCATTCGATCTTAGTATTATCTTGGATAGTTTGTATCTCTTCAATTAGTTTAAAATCGGATTGAATAAGCATAGGATTGAAGAAGATACTAGGTTCTAATTCTTGTGTTCATTGTCAAAGTAATAATAGCAAAATGAAATTCTAATCCTAAACCTGTAGACTCGTGCTCACATACGGCTTATTTGATGGATAAATGGAATTTTTTGTGCTTACCTTGTATTCTTTACAGCTCACTTGCCTCCCGCTTTAAATGGTTGTTTCTAAGAAGAGTTTAAGAAAAGGTTGGTGGGAAATTGTTTCTAAGTAATCATTAAGTGAAATAAAAATGGGGAGAGGGGAATGtataatttacattttatgGTAAATTCACAGTAAAATTAATGTGGCATTTTATTGATATGTATTCGGCCAGGAAAGGAGCAACTGTCCTGCATTTTCACCTCATTCAATACCTGTTTaactatatgaaatattttacattGTTATCTCCATTTTCTGCTTTAAACAGGGTTTATCAGCTGCTGGGAGAATCTGGGACATATTATGGCGTACGTTTTGGAAAGAGCATTCCATGGGTTACTGAATTCCCATTTGGAGTGATCAAAGATCCTCAGTACGTTGGAAGCATCGTGAGCCTTGTTGCTTGCCTCGCTTGGGTTCCATTCATGTACATTGTCCTGTGGATTATAGGATACATATTTATGATCACTAAGGAATCTAGGGAGGATCCAGCAACTCGCGCAAAGCCAATATTGAGTTAGTAGCATGCACACCTATGTTGCCACACCAACCACTCTCGTCATCAGAAACAACATTCTCTCTTTTGGGAGCAATCAAATTTTCTTACTTTTTGTAGCCTGGTGCCCAATATGTGGACCTTTTTTTGTTAATTCGTTTTGCACGTCTTTTTATAAAGAACGACCATTTCAGATGTTTTCTTGTTAATAATTTTGTTGTGGTCACTGTTGATTTACTTACTAAAGTGGCAAGGACGCAATGTTAAAGTGAATTATCCTTTTTAAACTGCAGCAACTTCTCTGAATGTAACCAAGATTATGGCATCAAATCAATCACCCATCTGCACTTCAAAGTATGCCAGTTTCAAATGGCACGAAACCGTCGTAAGATTATCCTAGAACACAACGGATGGAGAAGCTAATTCGTTCTAGAAACCATGCAAGTACAAGTATATACAAGAATGGTTCCAAAATGAGATCAAGGTAAAAAATCGAGCGATATTCCAAGTTCTCTTATGATCTCCACTTTGTCGCACAAAATAATTGTTCAGTAATCAACATGGTAAATCAATCCATTTTATGAGTTGAGAATTTACTCCTTTGTTATGCCCGAGCTGTCGCCAAGAGTAGCTTGCATCTCTTCGTGATGTTCATCCTCGACATGAGCAACTCGAGATTTCAAGCCTTTTTCACCTTTCAATCTAACAGAAAAACGTTTATCCACGTTAAGGGTATGGAATTTCCAATCAAATCAACATTTTGAGTTTATTGACCAGAATGGAAGACCAACCTTTTAGAGGACGAGGAAGTTTTTGGTTTCTTGAATGGACCTGGCTTCCCTTTTGCTGTCGATTTTTTTGCCCTGCTCCAGTGAATAAAACAATTCAACTAAAACACTTGACTCAATGATATATCGTGGCCGAGGATGATGTGATTATATCTTGATAACATAGATGAGAAATCGAACACATTTAGCAAGAAAATAAAGCATTACATCCCTCTTTTTCTCAATTTACTTTGGCCAGGGGCCAACAAATTGTAAAAAAGATATTGGGCTTTGTTGGAGAGTAAGATGATGGTGATCATAAACCGGTACTGTCTTAAATTCAATCATAGATGGATATCAAGGTGGTTTATGTGTTGAAGAGTGTTTCAAAAAATTGATAGAGACATTGCCGGaaatcaaaagtatacacattaTTTATGAGCAACTTACTCGACATGTTCCTCGGCAGAAGCAGGAGGATCGGCTTCTTGTTTGCTGAAATCCTGGATTAAATGATCAAATGCATCAAGAAAGGTGAGAAACTAAATTATCATTAACTGAAGAAAATAGGATGATCATGGTGATAATTGAAAAATCTAACCTGTTGGTCATCAAACGGttcccaaatttctttatcCATATTCAAAATTTCAGTTTCACCATCATCATATAAGACCTGCTAAAAATATAGCCAATTAAATTGCTTGTTTTGCAGGTATCAGCACAGAAATGAATTCAAAGAAGTACTGTAAAATTCAACTGAGAGAATGAAACAAACAAGAAAAACTATGGAAGTATCTAATCACCTTGTGCTTCTTTTTTAAAGAATCAAAAGATACAATAGTGCCTGAGTAATACCTGCATAAGTAGAACTTTGATTATGAGAAAAAGTTGTCTAGTTGAAATGCACAAAATTGACAAACATCTGAGTGCCTCTGACCAGGGATAGATCCACTGGAGCACGAAAGAACTCGAGTACAGATGACCaaaaaattttcagattttttgaTAGAGATTGAGCAACTTAATATATACATGAGTCGAGCTCAAGTTCGAAATTAGATGCTCAATTGAGCTTAAGTTCAAGCAATAATATCCTTTATCAAGCAGAGCTCAGGTAATGATCTACTGAAGGTCATCTCGGCTCATTCGCACTCCTATCCTATTCTAATGGCATAATTCAAATAAGTTTCAACAGTATATAGTTTATTCACATAACCAATTATATGATTCTCatagtaaaattaaaataaagcaaatgaaacaatttcataaataattattaaagtaaCATGTGGAGACACGACGATGGCTTTTGCGTTAAAATTCTCTAACCCAAGGCTGCTAAATTCCTTAAActtcttattaatcattttaTTCATTATAATTACAacttatagtttttgttttcaaatattttagaagGGTGTATGGTTTTTAAGATCCACAAGAAAACGCTTTGTGAAAATGTAGTCATGAATATATTCAGTACTTACATTTTATCCCTTGGCCACCAAACTTGTATCCTCGAATTAACCAAATCCTCCCCATTAGAAAGTTCAGAACTTCTTGACCTCTGGATGAAAAATCACCAATGGCGACAGTAAGCTACAACAATAAACTAAAAGTGATGTATATTTCAAATAGATATCATCCCATCGAAAATAACGATCAGAGTAGACATTTTAAACACTAAACCAAATTTACATAATATATTACAACAGAATGATTTGGtaaatttttctcattttccagAGCCAAAATTCACCGGTGCATTGGCGCTGTGGTTTTAAAAGCAGACACAGAAGCTACTATCTATAAAATTTtcacattaaataaataaaaatggaagAAGTTTCCGCGGAAAGAATTCAATTACCTTGCCTAAGTCCATTGATGAATCCAGATTATTTGTCTGATTTATCATTCTCCCTTTCTTCTTTCTAATATTTCCTTCCTTAACAGAACCACAAGGATCCTTGTCTCTCCTTCTCCAAGGAAGTTCATACCCTTCCTCCGGTTTGTGCAAAGAAGGTTTTCGTACCCTTCTTTGAACAGATCTTGCCTCTCCTTCTGACGGCA
This window of the Primulina huaijiensis isolate GDHJ02 chromosome 3, ASM1229523v2, whole genome shotgun sequence genome carries:
- the LOC140973248 gene encoding phosphatidyl-N-methylethanolamine N-methyltransferase-like, which produces MGIWACMGVLSPFPFYFFLWTNPQTWVDLCGRQHDPCRIMALVSHFLKLVQFASLYSVSTFSWPPPLYFWPLFVIGQFLNFRVYQLLGESGTYYGVRFGKSIPWVTEFPFGVIKDPQYVGSIVSLVACLAWVPFMYIVLWIIGYIFMITKESREDPATRAKPILS